The segment CTAAAATCATACGATCAGTTACTTAATGACAAATATAAAGTACAGTTAAATCAAAAAACAATTAATAGAGTTAAAAACTATTTCAAATGATAATAAATCGAAGCTTCAAAGATTTTAAGTTTCGACACAGAAGCAAAAAAAATCAAATCATATACAGTTCAAAAAAAGTTCAAAATGATGATGAAGTTTTTAATCTTATTGATAATTTTTTAACTGAAAAAAATAGCTTTATTTTTGAGTCTGTTGAAAAAGGTAAAATTAAGGGTAGATACACTATATTTGGTAAAAACCCTGATAAAATTTGGGAGTTTAATAATAATAATTCATATCTAATTAAAAATAAAAAAAAGATCAGATTAAGAGAAAAACCTAACAAACTGATTGAGAAAATTATTGAAGAATTTAAATTTGAAACTCCAAAAAAATTACCAAATATATGTTCATTAATATCAGGGTATTTTTCTTACGACTCTATTAGGTATATTGAAAAAATTCCTAACAAATGTAAAAATGATCTTAATCTACCAGATGTTAGATTGTTGAGACCAAGAACACTAATAATTCATGATAATTTGAAAAAAGAAATCTTTTTTATAATAAATATTTTTAGTGACGAAAAAATTAACAATTATCAAAAAAAGTTTGATGATATTAAATTTGAACTATTTAAACTAAATATTCAATCTTCAATTAGAAATTTGAAAACATTAGAAAATAATGTTTTGAAAGATATCAAAGTAAAATCTAATACATCAAAAAATAAATTTCTGAAAATGGTGAATAAAGCCAAAGAGTACATTAAGTTAGGAGATATTTTTCAAGTAGTATTAAGTCAAAGATTTGAAGCAAAACTAACTAAAAAACCTTTAGATATATACAAAAAATTAAGACTTACTAATCCTTCCCCTTTTATGTTTTTTTTTAATTTTAGTGATTTTCAAATAATAGGAGCTAGTCCAGAAATATTGGTCAGATTAAGAGATAACAAAATTACTGTTAGACCTATTGCAGGAACAAGACCTAGAGGTAAAACTATTAAAGAAGATAACTTTTTTGAAAAAGATTTACTTAAAGATAAAAAAGAATTGTCTGAACATTTGATGCTTTTAGATTTAGGAAGAAATGATGCTGGAAAAGTATCAAAAATTAATTCAGTAAAAGTTACAGAAAGTTTCATTATTGAGAGATATTCACATGTAATGCATATAGTTTCTAACGTAATAGGTGAATACAATAAAAAATTTTCAAGATTTAAATCATTATTAGCTGGTTTTCCAGCAGGAACTGTATCGGGAGCACCCAAAATTAGAGCTATGGAAATTATAGATGAATTAGAAACAACTAAAAGAAAAGTTTACGCTGGAGGTATTGGATATTTTTCAGCAAATGGAGAATTTGATACTTGTATAGCTTTAAGAACAGCTGTTGCTAAAAATAACAAATTTTATGTTCAAGCAGGCGCAGGTATTGTTGCAGATAGTAAACCAATTAATGAATACGAGGAAACTGTTAATAAAGCTAAAGCTTTAATCAACGCTTTAAGATAATGAAAATATTATTAATTGATAACTATGATAGTTTTACATTTAATCTTTATCACTACCTATCATCTTTGAATACAAAAGTTGATGTTGTCAGAAATGACAAAATAACTTCGAAAGATATTATCAATAAAAGATATAATAAAATTGTAATTTCTCCAGGACCAGGAAATCCAAATCAGTCAGGAAATTGTTTAGATATATTAAAGAATCTTCACAAAGATATTCCTTTTCTTGGAGTTTGTCTTGGCCATCAAATCATAGGACAAGTATTTGGCTCAAAAATTATTCAAGCTAAAAAACTTATGCATGGAAAGACAAGTAAAATTAAATCTAAAAAAATTGGAATTTTAAAAAATCTACCAATTACCTTTGAGGCAACACGATATCACAGTCTCATAATCGATAAAAAATCGCTTTCTAGTGACCTGGAAATAACAGCTGAGACAACTGATGGATTAATTATGGGTGTTCAACATAAAAAATTTAATATTCATGGTGTACAATTTCATCCTGAAAGTATTAAAACTAAATTAGGAATTAAAATATTAAAAAATTTTTTAAATTATTAAAAAAAATAATGGATCAATATTTAGAAAAACTTAGAAATAAACAAAATCTATCATTTGATGAAAGTAAATCTGCATTTGAAATTTTAATGACAGGTGAAGCATCGGAAGATCAAATATATAATTTTTTAACCTTGCTTTCATCTAAGGGAGAGGTTTCAGATGAAATAGCTGGTGGTGTATATGTACTTAGAGAAAAGTCAAAAAGAGTAAATGTTGAAGGTTGTGTTGACACTTGTGGAACAGGTGGTGATGGAATGAATACATTGAATATTTCTACTGCTTCGGCACTACTTTTAGCAAGTATGGGTACTAAAGTAGCAAAACATGGTAATAAAGCTGTTTCGTCAAAATGTGGATCAGGTGATGTTCTGGAAGCGCTAAAAATAAAAATAGATCTTGAGCCAAATGATATAGAAAAAGAAATTAATAATAATAATTTTGGTTTTATGTTTGCTCCAAATTATCATAATGCTATGAGGTTTGTTGGTCCAGTGAGAAAAAAAATTGGTAAAAGAACGATATTTAATATGATTGGACCTCTAAGCAATCCAGCATTAGTTAATAAACAAGTTGTAGGGGTATTTGACAAAAGTCTATTAAATATATTTGCTGAAGGACTTAAAAAATTAAATATTAAATTTGCCTGGATTGTAAATAGTGAAGATGGATTGGATGAAATATCTCCTTACGCTAAAACTAATGTCATGCAATTAAAAGATGGTGAAATATCTGAAATTACTATCGATCCAAAATTATTAAATATTAATGCTGAGAAATTTGAAAATCTTGTTGGAGATGATGCTAACTATAATGCAAATAAAATGATAGAAATTTTTAAAGGTAAAGACAATGATTTTTCTAAAGCTGTTTGCTTAAATGCAGCAGCAGGTTTAATTGTTAATGAAAAATTTTCAGAATTTTCAGATGCATATAATCATAGTAGAGAATTTATTTTATCAGGAAAACCCTATCTGCATTTAAAAAAACTACAAAATGTCTGAAAATATACTTGAAAAAATAATTAAGAAAAAAATTGAAAAAATAGACCATCTTAAAAAGTCTATTAATTTGAACCAACTTAATGATATTATTAATGTAAATAATAGTTTTGTAAATTTTAAAGAAAAAATTCAAAATAATATCTCTAATAATAAAACATCCATTATTGCAGAAATAAAGAAAGCTAGTCCATCTGCAGGCATAATTATCGATGATTATAATCCTGTAGAAATAGCCAATATTTATAAGAATAACAAAGCAACTTGCCTATCTGTTTTAACAGAGGAAGATTTTTTCTTAGGAAATATAATTCACATTAGTAAAATAAAAGAAAAAATTAACTTACCAATATTATGTAAAGATTTTTTTATAGATACTTTTCAAATACCTTTAGCAAAAAGTTATGGTGCTGATGCAATCTTGATTATTTTAGCTGGTGTCTCTGAAAATTTAGCGAACCAATTATATGAAGAAGCCTTAAAACTTAACATGTCAGTTATTGTAGAAGTTCATACTGTTGATGAGGCTAAAAAAGCTTTAAATTTTAAGGAAGCTTTAATTGGAATAAATAATAGAAATTTAAAAACTTTAAAAACAGATATTAATACAACCTATGATATTTATAATGTGCTAATTAATCATGAAGGTCCTTTAATTTCTGAGAGTGGAATAAAAACTAAAGAGGAGTTATTAAATTTAAAAAACAAAACATCCATCAATACTTTTTTAATTGGTGAATCACTTTTGAAAAATTTAGAAAAAAACTCTATATTTTCAGTTTTATAGTTAAATAAACCCCTATTTTATTGGCATTTTTAGTATTGTTAAATCAAAAGAACTTTTATAGAACATTATTTGTACGATATTTGTTCTTATGCTAACTAAAAAACAAAAAAACCTGCTTTTATTTATCAACAAGAAGTTGAGAAGCTCTGGTGTTTCACCTTCTTATGAAGAGATGAAGCAATCACTCAATCTAAAATCTAAATCAGGTATTCATAGATTAATAAGTGCTTTAGAAGAAAGAGGATTTATTAAAAGATTAGCACATAAAGCTAGAGCATTAGAGGTAATTAAATTGCCTGAGACTGCCTCAGCAAATGATATTTATAATAGTTTTTCACCAAGTGTTATTAAAGGTGGCTTAGATGAAGTAAATATAAACTCTGATGAAATAGAAGTTCCTGTTCTTGGTAAAATAGCTGCTGGTACACCAGTAGAAGCAATCCAAAATGAGGTGTCTAGAATTCCATTGCCGAACAATTTAGAAAAAAATGGTGACTATTTCGGCCTAAAAGTTCAAGGTGACTCAATGATTGAAGCCGGTATTAATGAGGGTGATACTGTTATTATTAAAAGAACTGATACCGCAGATAATGGAAAAATTGTTGTAGCTTTAATAGATGAACATGAAGCTATGCTTAAAAGAATTCGTAAAAAAGGTAAAGTAGTTGCACTTGAAAGTGCTAATAGAAACTATGAAACTAAGATTTTTGGACCTGATAGAGTTAAAGTTCAAGGAGTATTGGTATCTTTATATAGAAACTTTTAAAAAAATAGTCTAAACATCATTGATGTCAAAAGTAGCAACACGATTTGCTCCCTCACCTACTGGAGCTCTTCATATTGGTGGTGTAAGAACAGCCTTATTTAATTGGCTTTATTCAAAAAATCATAAAGGTACTTTTCATTTAAGAATCGAAGATACAGATAAGGAAAGATCTAAAGATGAACATAAAGATCAAATTATCAAATCTTTAAAATGGATAGGTGTAGAACATGATGGTGAAGAATATATTCAATCAACTAAAATTAATGATCATGCAAAAGTAGCAAATGAGCTACTTAAAAATGGTAATGCTTATAGATGCTATTGCTCAAGTGAAGAAATTGAAGAACAAAAGAAAAGAGCTAGACAAAAAAAACTTCCTTATATTTATAATAGGAAATGGAGAGATATTCCAGAGTCAGAAGCACCAAAAGATATAAAACCAGTAATAAGATTTAAAAGTAAAATTGAAGGTACTTCAATTCTTAAAGATTTAGTTCAAGGAGATGTTGAGATAGATAACAGTACTATTGAAGATTTTATAATTTTAAGAAACGATGGCACTCCAACTTATAATTTGTCAGCAACTGTTGATGATCATCAGATGGGAATGACACATATTATTAGAGGTGATGACCATAAAATAAATACCTTTAAACAAATTCAAATCTATTTAGCAATGAATTGGAATTTGCCAGCATTTGCTCACATTCCACTAATTCATACTATAGAAGGAAAAAAGCTATCAAAAAGAGATAATGCTTCAACTTTAGATGACTATTCTAAAATTGGTATTATGCCTGAAGCATTAAGAAATTATTTACTAAGACTTGGGTGGTCTTACGAAGATAAAGAAATTTTTACATTAGAAGAAAGTATCAAATTATTTAATTTAGAGGGAATAGGTAAATCTCCATCAAAACTAGATATGAGTAGAATTTTATCAATGAATGAACATTATATAAAATCAATCGATGAAAACGAATTATATCAACAACTTGTTAGTTATTGTGAAAAATACAAAGAAAAAATTAAATCTGAAAAAGAGGCAAAGATTAAACCATCATTGTCCTTTCTTAAAAATAAAGCAAAAACACTAGAGGATATATACAATAATGCAAAATTTATAATTCATGATGAAATTAAATTTAATGATGAAGATTTAAAATTAATAGATGAAAAAGCTAAAATAATAATAACAGAATTCAAAAATAAAATTTTAGCAATAGATCAATTTAAGAAAGAAACATTAGAACCTGTAGTAAAAGAATTAATTAAATCACATGAAACAAATTTTAAAGGAGTGGGTCAACCTTTAAGAGTTGCATTGACAGGATCAAAATTTGGACCAGGTTTATACGATATTATAATTTCATTAGGTAAAGAAGAAGTTCAAAAAAGATTAAATAGTCAGATAATTATTTAATACTGTAGCAGCTTCACCTGAAGATGAAGTATTAGATCTAATACCTTCTAGAGTTTTATTACAAACATCTAATTGCTTTTGAATAAGATCTGGATTTCTTAAAAAATAAATAACAGTTCTACAAATTTCTTCAGCATTACATTCTTTTTGTAATAATTCAGGAATAATTTCTTTATCATTAATAATATTGATGATGTTTGCAAACTTAACATTAACTAATAACTTAAAAATCATAAAATTTATAAAGCTTAATTTATAAATTATTATTGATGGTATATTTAAATTAGATATTTGAAGAGAAACAGTTCCTGATTTAGAAACAGCAAAAATTGAATTTGATAAAACTTGTGACTTTATAATTTCATCAGATACAACATCAATATTAGTAAAGTTAGTTTTTTTAATATTATTTATTATGAATTCTTTATTTTCATCTGTTGCATGAAAAAAATATTTGTAGTCATGTTTTTTATTATTCATAAGTTTAATAAAATCTAAAAGAATTGGTAAAAGAACTTTGGTTTCAGATGAGCGGCTACCTGGAAAAACTGATATAATTTTTTTTTCTTTAGAGATAACATTATTTAAAACAGTTTTTACATTCTTATTTTTTTCAATTAATGGATGACCAACAAAAGTATTTTTAATATTTTCTTTTTCAAAATATTTTTTTTCAAAGCTAAACAGTAAAAGTATATGGTCAATGAATGATTTAATTTTTTTAACCCTGTTTTTTCGCCAAACCCAAACTTGTGGAGCAACATAATGAACAGTTTTTATCTTATTATTTAACTTTTTAACTCTTTCAGAAACTCTCAAAGTAAAATCAGGACTATCTACACTAAATAATATATCTGGATTAAATTTTATAATCTCGTCAACAGTCTTATTGATTTTTGCTCTAATTTTAAAAATATTAAATAAAACACTTGTAAAACCTAGGTAGGTAATATCCTTTAAATTAAATATTGATTTTATACCTAATTTACCAAGATGTGTTCCTCCTACTGATAAATATTCGATATCAGCATTTTGTGATTTTAATTTTGAAATAATTGTAGATGCTAATTTGTCTCCTGAAGGTTCGCCAGTTAATACAAAAATCTTTTTCATATGATCTTTATAAAAATCTTATTTTTATTAGCAAAATTTATACATTTATCCTTATCTAAAAAAATATTTTGCTTAGATTTTAAAACTATTCCTTTTAAACCAAATTTTTTACAATCTTTTAAAGTATTAATTCCAATGGTAGGAAGATCCATTCTAAGATCTTGTTTGGGTTTAGGTAGTTTAATTAAAATACCATTTGAATTTTTATTTAATTTTGAGAGCATTTTCTTTGTACCCTGCTTACCTTCAGTAGCTAAAATACTATTATTTTTAACAATAATTGCTTGTACATGATCTAAGCTTTTCAATTTCTTAAAATATACAACACCTTTTTTAATTGAATTAAGTTCATTTATATTAGGTTTTAATTTAGAATAATTTCCAGCTTTAAGCGCCAATTCTTTATTAAAATAAATTGAACTTATAACTTTAATACCCTCATTATCTAAAATTTTTATTATTGATTTTATAATAGCAGCATCACCTAATTTTGATGCTTTAATTACGCTGGGCATATAATAAATTCCTTTTAAATCTAATCTTAGTGATGAAAATTTTGGTTTAGCAATTTTTCCAGCAAATAAAACTTTATTAGAATTTTTTTCTTTAATTAAATTTATTATATTTCCAAATTTGCCGATACTTATTCTATGTGAATTAACGTCTTTCTTAAATATATTATCTTTTGAAAAATCAATTATAAAATATTTCTTTTTTAATTTTTTAATTTTTTTAAGAACAATTTCTGAGAAATCAGTATCGCCTAAAAATAATCCTATCATCTTATTTTGAAAAAGGTGTACAAATTGGTCTTTTTTTGTCTTTCTCTAAAAAATTAATAACCTCTAAAACTAATTCATTTTTTTTATAATCTTGATTTAAATTATTCAAATTTTCAGTTAAATTTTCATTTTTAAAAATTTCTTTATAAGCGTTACTTAAAGTGATTATTTCTTTATTTGATATATTTTTTCTTCTAAGACCAATTAAATTTAATCCTTGAAGCACACTTCTATTTCCATGGGCTATTCCATATGGAATTATATCTCTTACAACGCCACACATTCCACCTATCATTGCTGATCTTCCAACTCTTGTAAATTGTTGTACTGCTGAATTACCTCCAATTATAACATTATCCTCTATATTAGCATGTCCTCCCAAAGGAACGTTGTTAGCTAAAATAACATTATTACCAACATTACAATCATGAGCTATATGAGATGAAACCATAAATAAGCAATTATTTCCAACTTTTGTTAACCCTCCTCCACCTTTGGTTCCAGGATTAATTGTAACATATTCTCTAATTTTATTATTATCTCCAATTATAAGATTTGTTTGTTCGCCACTAAATTTGAGATCTTGAGGATCGTTACCTAGTGATGCAAATGGATATATTTTATTATTTTTTCCTATTTTAGTATTGCCAGTTATACTAACATGTGATTGAATTTCATTACCTTCTCCAATTTCTACATTTGATCCTATCACACAGTATGCACCAATTTTAATATTTTCAGGAACTTTTGCACTAGGATCTATAATGGCAGTTTTATGTATCATTTGTTTTCTTTCAAAAAGTCTCTAATATTTTTGGCTGGATACCCCATTACTTTTGAATTATCTGGAATATCTCTTATAACACCACTGCCTCCTGCTATATCAACATTGTCACCTATTTTTAAATGTCCTGATATCCCGGCTTGTCCACCAATTTTAATATTTTTACCTAAAATAGTACTTCCAGCTATTCCAACTTGTCCTGCTATTATACAATTTTCACCAATTTTAACATTATGGGCTATATGTATTTGATTATCTAAGTAAGTATTTCTCCCAATTATAGTATTAGACATTGATCCTCTATCAATTGTTGATCCACATCCTATTTCACAATGATTTTCTATAATAACAATTCCAATGTGTGGATACCTCACATTAGTTTTTTTATCAGGAAAAAATCCAAATCCATGTTTTCCAACAACACAATTATCAAGAATTTTTACATCATTGCCAATTAATGTATTTCTGATGACAGAATTTGAACCAATAGTGCAATAATCACCAATAGAAACATTTCTTTCAATTACGGTATTATGTCCAATCATGCAATTAGAGCCTATTGAAACATTATCGCCGATTAATACATTGTGTCCAAATTTAACTTTGTCTTTGTAAATAGTTTTGTCAATAAAGTTAGCAGTACTATCAAAGTTATCATTAATCGCACTTGGATAAAATTTTGCTGTAATGGTTGAAGTAGCTAATAGAACATTTTTTACAATTACAGGTGTACAAGTATCTGGTAATATTTCTTTTAAATTTTCATTAGTAATACAAAATGAAGCCTTAGTATTATTTGCTAATTCTTTGTATTTGTTTGAGTGAAAAAAAGTAATATCATTTTTATTTGATGTAATTAAATCTTTAATATCATTAACATTGACATTTGAATATTTTTCATCAGATTTAAGATTAAGAGTTTGTAATATATCACAAATCTTAAGTGGGCCATGATTTTTAAAGAATGCGTTTGGCATAAATGCTTTTACCAAAGCATTTTAAAATAAGTTATCAATAATTATTGCTATTTATTTCTTGTCAACAATAGTTGCAGACCATATTGCATCTGCCATTTTTTTATCCTCTACAAAAGCTTCACCTTTATATTTCCATACTCTACCATGAGATCTAATTGCCTCAATTTTTAAAATTAAATCACAATCAGGTATCACAGGATTTCGAAATCTTGCTTTTTCAACACCCATCAAAAAAACTAATTTATTTTCATATGTAGTTTTATCTAGTCCATGAGCAGTTAATGCTGCAGCAGCTTGCCCAAAAGACTCAACAATTAGCACACCCGGCATTACTGGATTATCTGGAAAATGGCCTTGAACAAAAAAACTATCTTTTCTAACTTTTACAACAGCTGTTGCAGATGATAATTTTTTTATGTCTGATAATTCATCTATTAGAAGCATTGGTTCTCTATGAGGTAATAAATTTACGATATCTTGTTTATTCAATTTAAGCATAGTTATTTAATTTTTTCATTTATTTCTTTTATTACTTC is part of the Candidatus Pelagibacter sp. HTCC7211 genome and harbors:
- the lpxA gene encoding acyl-ACP--UDP-N-acetylglucosamine O-acyltransferase, whose product is MIHKTAIIDPSAKVPENIKIGAYCVIGSNVEIGEGNEIQSHVSITGNTKIGKNNKIYPFASLGNDPQDLKFSGEQTNLIIGDNNKIREYVTINPGTKGGGGLTKVGNNCLFMVSSHIAHDCNVGNNVILANNVPLGGHANIEDNVIIGGNSAVQQFTRVGRSAMIGGMCGVVRDIIPYGIAHGNRSVLQGLNLIGLRRKNISNKEIITLSNAYKEIFKNENLTENLNNLNQDYKKNELVLEVINFLEKDKKRPICTPFSK
- the lpxD gene encoding UDP-3-O-(3-hydroxymyristoyl)glucosamine N-acyltransferase — protein: MPNAFFKNHGPLKICDILQTLNLKSDEKYSNVNVNDIKDLITSNKNDITFFHSNKYKELANNTKASFCITNENLKEILPDTCTPVIVKNVLLATSTITAKFYPSAINDNFDSTANFIDKTIYKDKVKFGHNVLIGDNVSIGSNCMIGHNTVIERNVSIGDYCTIGSNSVIRNTLIGNDVKILDNCVVGKHGFGFFPDKKTNVRYPHIGIVIIENHCEIGCGSTIDRGSMSNTIIGRNTYLDNQIHIAHNVKIGENCIIAGQVGIAGSTILGKNIKIGGQAGISGHLKIGDNVDIAGGSGVIRDIPDNSKVMGYPAKNIRDFLKENK
- the fabZ gene encoding 3-hydroxyacyl-ACP dehydratase FabZ encodes the protein MLKLNKQDIVNLLPHREPMLLIDELSDIKKLSSATAVVKVRKDSFFVQGHFPDNPVMPGVLIVESFGQAAAALTAHGLDKTTYENKLVFLMGVEKARFRNPVIPDCDLILKIEAIRSHGRVWKYKGEAFVEDKKMADAIWSATIVDKK
- the trpE gene encoding anthranilate synthase component I: MIINRSFKDFKFRHRSKKNQIIYSSKKVQNDDEVFNLIDNFLTEKNSFIFESVEKGKIKGRYTIFGKNPDKIWEFNNNNSYLIKNKKKIRLREKPNKLIEKIIEEFKFETPKKLPNICSLISGYFSYDSIRYIEKIPNKCKNDLNLPDVRLLRPRTLIIHDNLKKEIFFIINIFSDEKINNYQKKFDDIKFELFKLNIQSSIRNLKTLENNVLKDIKVKSNTSKNKFLKMVNKAKEYIKLGDIFQVVLSQRFEAKLTKKPLDIYKKLRLTNPSPFMFFFNFSDFQIIGASPEILVRLRDNKITVRPIAGTRPRGKTIKEDNFFEKDLLKDKKELSEHLMLLDLGRNDAGKVSKINSVKVTESFIIERYSHVMHIVSNVIGEYNKKFSRFKSLLAGFPAGTVSGAPKIRAMEIIDELETTKRKVYAGGIGYFSANGEFDTCIALRTAVAKNNKFYVQAGAGIVADSKPINEYEETVNKAKALINALR
- the lexA gene encoding transcriptional repressor LexA, coding for MLTKKQKNLLLFINKKLRSSGVSPSYEEMKQSLNLKSKSGIHRLISALEERGFIKRLAHKARALEVIKLPETASANDIYNSFSPSVIKGGLDEVNINSDEIEVPVLGKIAAGTPVEAIQNEVSRIPLPNNLEKNGDYFGLKVQGDSMIEAGINEGDTVIIKRTDTADNGKIVVALIDEHEAMLKRIRKKGKVVALESANRNYETKIFGPDRVKVQGVLVSLYRNF
- a CDS encoding anthranilate synthase component II, which gives rise to MKILLIDNYDSFTFNLYHYLSSLNTKVDVVRNDKITSKDIINKRYNKIVISPGPGNPNQSGNCLDILKNLHKDIPFLGVCLGHQIIGQVFGSKIIQAKKLMHGKTSKIKSKKIGILKNLPITFEATRYHSLIIDKKSLSSDLEITAETTDGLIMGVQHKKFNIHGVQFHPESIKTKLGIKILKNFLNY
- the gltX gene encoding glutamate--tRNA ligase — protein: MSKVATRFAPSPTGALHIGGVRTALFNWLYSKNHKGTFHLRIEDTDKERSKDEHKDQIIKSLKWIGVEHDGEEYIQSTKINDHAKVANELLKNGNAYRCYCSSEEIEEQKKRARQKKLPYIYNRKWRDIPESEAPKDIKPVIRFKSKIEGTSILKDLVQGDVEIDNSTIEDFIILRNDGTPTYNLSATVDDHQMGMTHIIRGDDHKINTFKQIQIYLAMNWNLPAFAHIPLIHTIEGKKLSKRDNASTLDDYSKIGIMPEALRNYLLRLGWSYEDKEIFTLEESIKLFNLEGIGKSPSKLDMSRILSMNEHYIKSIDENELYQQLVSYCEKYKEKIKSEKEAKIKPSLSFLKNKAKTLEDIYNNAKFIIHDEIKFNDEDLKLIDEKAKIIITEFKNKILAIDQFKKETLEPVVKELIKSHETNFKGVGQPLRVALTGSKFGPGLYDIIISLGKEEVQKRLNSQIII
- the lpxB gene encoding lipid-A-disaccharide synthase, with amino-acid sequence MKKIFVLTGEPSGDKLASTIISKLKSQNADIEYLSVGGTHLGKLGIKSIFNLKDITYLGFTSVLFNIFKIRAKINKTVDEIIKFNPDILFSVDSPDFTLRVSERVKKLNNKIKTVHYVAPQVWVWRKNRVKKIKSFIDHILLLFSFEKKYFEKENIKNTFVGHPLIEKNKNVKTVLNNVISKEKKIISVFPGSRSSETKVLLPILLDFIKLMNNKKHDYKYFFHATDENKEFIINNIKKTNFTNIDVVSDEIIKSQVLSNSIFAVSKSGTVSLQISNLNIPSIIIYKLSFINFMIFKLLVNVKFANIINIINDKEIIPELLQKECNAEEICRTVIYFLRNPDLIQKQLDVCNKTLEGIRSNTSSSGEAATVLNNYLTI
- the trpD gene encoding anthranilate phosphoribosyltransferase, whose translation is MDQYLEKLRNKQNLSFDESKSAFEILMTGEASEDQIYNFLTLLSSKGEVSDEIAGGVYVLREKSKRVNVEGCVDTCGTGGDGMNTLNISTASALLLASMGTKVAKHGNKAVSSKCGSGDVLEALKIKIDLEPNDIEKEINNNNFGFMFAPNYHNAMRFVGPVRKKIGKRTIFNMIGPLSNPALVNKQVVGVFDKSLLNIFAEGLKKLNIKFAWIVNSEDGLDEISPYAKTNVMQLKDGEISEITIDPKLLNINAEKFENLVGDDANYNANKMIEIFKGKDNDFSKAVCLNAAAGLIVNEKFSEFSDAYNHSREFILSGKPYLHLKKLQNV
- a CDS encoding indole-3-glycerol-phosphate synthase, which gives rise to MSENILEKIIKKKIEKIDHLKKSINLNQLNDIINVNNSFVNFKEKIQNNISNNKTSIIAEIKKASPSAGIIIDDYNPVEIANIYKNNKATCLSVLTEEDFFLGNIIHISKIKEKINLPILCKDFFIDTFQIPLAKSYGADAILIILAGVSENLANQLYEEALKLNMSVIVEVHTVDEAKKALNFKEALIGINNRNLKTLKTDINTTYDIYNVLINHEGPLISESGIKTKEELLNLKNKTSINTFLIGESLLKNLEKNSIFSVL
- the lpxI gene encoding UDP-2,3-diacylglucosamine diphosphatase LpxI domain-containing protein (LpxI, functionally equivalent to LpxH, replaces it in LPS biosynthesis in a minority of bacteria.); amino-acid sequence: MIGLFLGDTDFSEIVLKKIKKLKKKYFIIDFSKDNIFKKDVNSHRISIGKFGNIINLIKEKNSNKVLFAGKIAKPKFSSLRLDLKGIYYMPSVIKASKLGDAAIIKSIIKILDNEGIKVISSIYFNKELALKAGNYSKLKPNINELNSIKKGVVYFKKLKSLDHVQAIIVKNNSILATEGKQGTKKMLSKLNKNSNGILIKLPKPKQDLRMDLPTIGINTLKDCKKFGLKGIVLKSKQNIFLDKDKCINFANKNKIFIKII